CCACCGCAGCCATGGTCAACACGAACGTAACCCACTGCTCCGACTCAGGCCACAGCGGGTTATTCAGCTGCCAGTGATATAACACCGGGATCAAGATGCTGCCCCGCGCCGCGTTGAACATGGGCGTCAGGATGACGGTAACTGCCAGAGCCGCGACAAAGAACGTGCCGAACGACAAGGCGCTTTGCGGAGTTCCGCTAATGAAGAATGCCGGTAGGTGCCAGATGCCCCAGACCGTGCCCAAGACCAAGCTCGCCCATAGCGGCGCGAAACGGCGCTGGAGCAGCGGCAGTGCCACGCCGCGCCAGCCGAACTCCTCAACCGGGCCGATCACCAGCGCGATGGCCACTGCCGGCAGCAGGCTGTACCACCGGGAGAACGGGAACGGGTCTGTGAGCTTACCCTCGATGATCGCACCTAAATAGAAGACAGCAGGGATACCGAGCACCAGAAACGCCCACCACCCAAACGGCATCCGCCAGAGGGTGAGGCGCCGCAGGTAACTGCCAAGACCCGTGAGGCCGTAGTGTCGCCAGACCAGGAAGACGCCCGCAATGGCGGGT
This sequence is a window from Syntrophomonadaceae bacterium. Protein-coding genes within it:
- a CDS encoding CPBP family intramembrane metalloprotease gives rise to the protein MKPTGVILLLDWRKRKTAAGTESSSEAATSRMSFSLAPFFAIAFGLTWGIGALMILFAAQIETIFGPIGYTNPLFILAVYAPAIAGVFLVWRHYGLTGLGSYLRRLTLWRMPFGWWAFLVLGIPAVFYLGAIIEGKLTDPFPFSRWYSLLPAVAIALVIGPVEEFGWRGVALPLLQRRFAPLWASLVLGTVWGIWHLPAFFISGTPQSALSFGTFFVAALAVTVILTPMFNAARGSILIPVLYHWQLNNPLWPESEQWVTFVLTMAAVGIVLLNRRTMLCHDGAVTEVVR